The Candidatus Paceibacterota bacterium DNA segment TTGGGAGCAAGGAAATGTTTGAGGATTTGGGGAGGCTTGGGCTTACCCCCAACAAATCTAAAAGGATGAAGTTACCCTTTATTCCCGATGAGTATGCAGGACATTTTATAAGAGGCTATTTTGACGGTGATGGAAATGTGTGGACAGGTTTGTTTAATAAGAAAAGAAAAAATCCTAGAAAAAATATATTAGCCAGCTTCACTTCAGTTTCGGTAGATTTTCTTAATAGTTTATATATTTTACTAGGACAGTTGGATATAAAAGGAGGTTCAATATACATACCAAAAATACGTAATTTTGGCAGGTTAACATATAGTTCGAAAGATGCTTTGAAATTGTATGAAATTATGTATAATGAGCCACACAGGCTATTTTTACAAAGAAAGAAGTCTGTCTTTGAAAGATTTTCAAAAATGCGGTCGTAGCTCAGCTGGTCAGAGCGCGTCCCTGTCACGGACGAGGCCGTGGGTTCAAGTCCCATCGACCGCGCATTACGTGTATTCTTGGTATACTTATCATATAGTTATGCCAATAAAATCTTTTGCCGCCGTCGGCCACCCAATCTCTCAGTCATTGTCACCCGCTATATATATGGCAGCTTTTAAATATCTCGATCTAGATTATAAATTTGAAGCAGTGGACGTTTTCCCTGAAAACTTGGCCGAGTTTTTAAAATCAGAAAAATATGAGGGGCTGAGTGTTACTATTCCTCATAAAGAAAAAATCATTCCATTGACGGTAGGGAAATGCTGCTTGGCCAGGCTTTTGCCCAATTTAAAATTTTTACAGGTCTAGATGCACCAGAAGAAGTGATGAGAGGGGGAGTGTATGCTTTTTCATGTTAGAATAGGCTGGTATGTCATTAGCTAAGAAAATTGTGGCTTTCGACCTGGATGGCACTTTGACGGAAAGCAAACAGCCTCTCAGCCGTGAGATGGCTGATTTGTTATCCCAATTAGCTTTACAGGTAAAGATAGGGGTTATTTCCGGCGGCTCTTTCGACCAGTTTAAAAAGCAGTTTTTACCGGCTTTTTCCCAACCCGCCATCTTTTCTCAGTTTAGCCTGCTGCCTACGAGCGGCGATCAACAATATGAATATGCTCCGGCCACAAACGAGTGGCGCCTGACTAGCAGTCAGATATTTCCAACGGAGATAAAAGTAAAAGTATTAGAGGCCCTCAAGGGTCTTGATGGTCCTGACAAGTATGATTTACCGAGTGAAATATTTGGCGAGCAGATAGAAGACAGAGGGACCCAGATTACTTTTTCAGCTATGGGCCAACTTGCGCCTGTCAATAAAAAAATATTGTGGGATCCTGATCAAAGTAAAAGAAAAAAAATAGTGGAAGATCTTGAGACCAAGCTGCCTGAAGTGACCATTGCGATCGGGGGTGCGACCTCGATAGATTTTTTACCTAAAGGTTTTAATAAAGCCGAAGGGCTAAAAAAAATGCTGGCGGAGTTTAAATTTAGGCCAGAAGATATTATTTTTGTTGGAGATAAAGTTTTTCCAGGGGGAAATGATTATTCTCCCCGCGAGGCAGGGGTAGAGACTTTGTCAGTCAATGGCCCGGCTGAGACGGCTGCTCTCATAAA contains these protein-coding regions:
- a CDS encoding LAGLIDADG family homing endonuclease — protein: MPIMKKIDKSFFKTWTSDMAYILGFMFADGNIIRNKRGAHFFAIYTSDKNLLVKMRKCMGSNHKISERPGIIRVGYSIQIGSKEMFEDLGRLGLTPNKSKRMKLPFIPDEYAGHFIRGYFDGDGNVWTGLFNKKRKNPRKNILASFTSVSVDFLNSLYILLGQLDIKGGSIYIPKIRNFGRLTYSSKDALKLYEIMYNEPHRLFLQRKKSVFERFSKMRS
- a CDS encoding HAD-IIB family hydrolase; amino-acid sequence: MSLAKKIVAFDLDGTLTESKQPLSREMADLLSQLALQVKIGVISGGSFDQFKKQFLPAFSQPAIFSQFSLLPTSGDQQYEYAPATNEWRLTSSQIFPTEIKVKVLEALKGLDGPDKYDLPSEIFGEQIEDRGTQITFSAMGQLAPVNKKILWDPDQSKRKKIVEDLETKLPEVTIAIGGATSIDFLPKGFNKAEGLKKMLAEFKFRPEDIIFVGDKVFPGGNDYSPREAGVETLSVNGPAETAALIKKWLGEDARHYQLTRHPANPILQPSANAAWEKEGVFNPGVVKVDYEVIMLYRAVGERESYTSHIGLAKSKDGISFERLSKEPVFGPKQEFDKWATEDPRITQIEEDFYVTYVA